The genomic stretch GGAAGGGACTCGGGCCTCTTGAGGCTGGTCGGAGCGAATTGCAATGAACGGAGAAAACTGGAGTCGTACTGATATTTTGGTTTAGGGGTCTCGGCGACCTGCTGATCAACATTCTCCTTTTCAGAGACCTGCTGGTGAGCATTCTCCTTTTCAGAGACCTATTGGTCAGCATTCTCCTTTTCAGAGACCTGCTGGTCAGCATTCTCCTTTTCAGAGACCTGCTGGTCAGCATTCTCCTTTTCAGAGACCTGCTGGTCAACATTCTCCTTTTCAGAGACCTGCTGGTCAACATTCTCCTTTTCAGAGACCTGCTGGTCAGCATTCTCCTTTTCAGAGACCTGCTGGTCAGCATTCTCCTTTTCAGAGACCTGCTGGTCAGCATTCTCCTTTTCAGAGACCTGCTGGTCAGCATTCTCCTTTTCAGAGACCTGCTGATCAGCATTTCCCTTTTCAGAGATGACTTTTGCGGTTTCCATCCTCTGAGGTCTAGCGTCGCTAGGACTCACTTTCTTCTTGTCCCCCCGCAATGAGAGCACTGCAAGGAAGGAGAAGACCAGCCCGACTCCGGTGCCCAGCACCAGGAGTTGGAAAGGAATCGGCGAATGCAAAGCCTGATTGTCGAAATCTTGGATACACTTTGCCTTCAGAAAAATCCGGACATATTTCGCCAGCGTAGGGCATATATTTTCGAGACGACGGACATACCAAGGCTCAGTCGGACAAGAGTCAGACATAGAAGAGACACTTGGAAAGATCAATTTCAGAGGGTTCAAGGCCATTATGCCTCTTTGAAGGAAAATGCGTTTATCATGAACCCTCTGGAGATGCCGGTAGACTTAATCGGGATTCAGAAGTGTAGCAAGAAAACTAACGGGGAAAATGTAGCTAAAAAGTTTTTAGAGATACATTTCACACGTTGAATCAACCAGGCATCCTTCACGTTCAATTAAGTAATtaagtttctttgtgtgtgtgtgtgcgtatatgtgtgcgtgtgtgtttatttgtgtatgtctttgtgggTATGTATATTGTCTGTACACATGTGTAAGTGCGTggtgtgtggatgcgtgtatttgcgtttgtgtatgtgtgtgtgtatgtctctatatgcgtatatgtatgtgcatgtgtgtgtgtgtgtgtgtgtgtgtgtgtgtgtgtgtgtgtgtgtatgtatctgtgtgtgtttgtatgtgtgtgcgtatgtgtatgtatgtatgtgtgtatgtgtgtgtatgtgtgtgtatgtgtgtgtgtgtgtgtgtatgtgtgtgtgtgtgtgtttgcgaacgTTTTTGTGCGTATGataatgtgtatgtgcgcatgtctGTACACATGTTCATAagtgcatgttgtgtgtgtaggtgtatgtgcatatgtatgcgtgtgtgtttgtgtatctgtatatgtgtgtatgtgtatgtgtgtaatgtgtctgtatgtatatatatgtacacaaacacacacaaacacacatacacacatacacacatacacacatacacacacacacacacacacacacacacacacacacacatatatatatatatatacacacacacacacacatatatatatatatataaacatatatatatatatatatatatatatatatgtgtgtgtgtgtgtgtgtgtgtgtgtgtgtgtgcgtgtgtgtgcgtgtgtgtgtgtgtgtgtgtgtgtctgtctgtgtgtgtgtgggtgtgggtgtgtgtgtatatacatatatacatatatatatatatatatatatatatatatatatattaatgaatatatacatatatatatatatatatatatatatgtgtgtgtgtgtgtgtgtgtgtgtgtgtgtgtgtgtgcgtgtgtgtgtgtgtgtgtgtgtctgtctgtgtgtgtgtgtgtgtgtgtgtgtgtgtgtgtgtgtgtgtgtgtgtgtgtgtgtgtgggtgtgtgtgtgtgtgtgtgtgtgtgtgtgtgtgtgtgtgtgtgtgtgtacgtgtgtgtgtgagtgtgtacgtgtgtgtgtgtgtgtgtgtgtgtgtgtgtgtgtgtgtgtgtgtgtgtgtgtataaataaattaatatatatatgtatatatatgtatatactcaaatgtatgtgtttgtgtgtatgtatgtatctatatatgtatgtaaatgtgtgtgtgtgtgtgtatgtgtgcgtgtgtgtgtgtgtgtgtttgtgtgtgtgtatttctctatatatgtgcatgtatgtaagtgtgtgtgtgtgtgtgtgtgtctgtgtgtgtgtgtgtgtgtgtgtgtgtgtgtgtgtgtgtgtgtgtgtgtgtgtatgtgtatgtgtatgtgtatgtgtttgtgtttgtgtctgtgtgtgtgtgtgtgtgtgtgtgtgtgtgtgtgtgtttgtgtgtgtgtgtgtgtgtatatgtttgtgtgtgtgtgtgtgtgtatgtgtgtgtgtgtgtgtgtgtgtgtgtgagtgtgtgtctaggtgtttatgtgcgtatgtgtgagtgtgtgtgtgtgtgtgtgctagtgtgtgtgtgtgtatgtgcatgtgtatgggtgcctaggtgtttatgtgcgtatgtgtgagtgtgtgtatgtgtgtaagtgtgtgtgtgtgtgtgtgtgtgtgtgtgtgtgtgtatgtgtgtctgtgtgtgtgtgtgtgtgtgtttgtgtttgtgtatatgtatatgtgtgtgcgtatgtgtgtgtgcttatgtatgtgtgtatgtgtgtgtgtgtgtgtgtgtgtgtgggtgcgtgtgtatgtgtgtgtgtgagtgagtgtgtgtgtgtgtgtgtgtgtgtgtgtgtgtgtgtgtgtgtgtgtgtgtgtgtgtgagtgtgtgtgtgtgtgcgtgtgtatgtgtgtgtgtgagtgtgtgtgtgtgtgtgtgtgtgtgtgtgtgtgtatatgtttgtgtgtgtgtgtgagtgtgtgtgtgtgtgtgtgtgtgtgtgtgtgtgagtgtgtgtctaggtgtttatgtgcgtatgtgtgagtgtgtgcgtgtgtgtgtgtgtgttagtgtgtgtgtgtgtgtgtgttagtgtgtgtgtgtgtgtgtgtgtgtgtgtgtgtgtgtgtgtgtgtgtgcgcgcgcgcgtgtgtgtgtgtgtgtgtgtatgtgtatgggtggctaggtgtttatgtgcgtatgtgtgagtgtgtgtatgtgtgtaagtgtgtgtgtgtgtgtgtgtgtgtgtgtgtgtgtgtgtgtgtgtgtgtgtttgtgtgtgtatgtgtgtttgagtgtgtctgtgtgtgtgtgtgtttgtgtgtgtgtgtatgtgtgtgtgtgtatatgtgtgtgtgtgtatatgtgtgtatatgtgtatgtgtgcaaatgcgtctgtatgtatacatatgtaaacacacacacacacgcacacacacacacacacacacacacacatatatatatatatatataaatatatatatatatatatattaatgaatatatatatacatatacatatatatatatatatatatatatatataaataaattatatatgcacatatatatatatatatatatatatatatatatatatatatatgtatatatatatgtatatatatatatatatatatatatatatatataatacgtatatatatacatatatataatacgtatatatatatatatatatatatatatatatacatatatattcatatatatgtattcatatatatatatatatatatatatatatatatacatatatacatacatatatatgtgtgtgtgtgtgtgtgtgtgtgtgtatatgtgtgtgtgtgtgtgtgtgtgtgtgtgtgtgtgtgtgtttgtgtatgtgtgtgtgcatgtgtgtgtgtgtgtgtgtgtgtgtgtgtgtgtgtgtgtgtgtgtgtgtgtgtgtgtataaataaatgaatatatatgtatatatatatgtatatacacaaaagtatgtgtttgtgtgtgtgtatgtatctatatgtgtatgtatgtacatgtgtgtgtgtgtgtgtgtgtttatgtgtgtgtgtgtgtgagcgtgtatgtgtgtgtgtgtgtgtgtgtgtatgtgtgtgtgtgtgtgagcgtgtatgtgtgtgtgtgtgtgtgtgtgtgtgtgtgtgtgtgtgtgtgtgtgtgtgtgtgtgtgtgtgtgtgtgtatttctctatatatgtacatgtatgtacatatgtgtgtatgtgtgtgtgtgtgtttgtatgtgtgtgtgtgtgtgattgagtgtcggttcatgtgtgtatgtgaatctgtttatgtttgtgtgtgtgtatgtatataaatttgtatgtgtgtgtgcttgtgtgtgtgtgaatgtatgtttgtatgtatatatatgtacacatgcacacacacacacacacacacacacacacacacacacacacacaaacacacacacacacacacacacacacacactcacacacacacatacacacacacacgcatatatatatatatatatatatatatatatatatatatatgtgtgtgtgtgtgtgcgtgcgtgtgtgtgtgtgtgtgtgtgtgtgtgtgtgtgtgtgtgtgtgtgtgtgtgtgtgtgtgtgtgtgtgtgtgtatgtgtgtgtgtgcatgtttgtgtgtgtatgtgtgtgcatgtgtatatgtgtgtgtatctatatatgtgtatgtgtatgtgtgtgaatgtatgtttgtatgtatataaatgtacacacgcacacacacacacacatacacacacacacacacacacacacacacacacacccacacatatatataaatatatatatatatatatatatatatatatatatttatgaatatatatatatatatatatatatatatatatatacatacatatatatatatatgtatatatatataatacgtatatatatatatatatatatatatatatatatatatatatacatacgtatacatatatatatatatatatatattttcatatatatgtattcatatatatatatatatatatatatatatgtgtgtgtgtgtgtgtgtgtgtgtgtgtgtgtgtgtgcgtgtgttgtgtgtgttctctctgtgtgtgtgtgtgtgtgtgtgtgtgtgtgtgtgtgtgtgtgtgtgtgtgtgtgtgtgtgtgtgtgtttttgtgtgtgtgtgtgtgggtgtgggtgtgtgtgtatgtgtgtgtgtgtgtgtttgtgtgtgtatgtatttgaatttgtatgtgtgtgtgcttgtgtgtgtgtgaatgtatgtttgtatgtatatatatgtacacatgcacacacacacacacacacacacacacactcacatacatacacacacacacgcatatatatatatatatatatatatatatatatatatatatatatatatatgtgtgtgcgtgtgtgtgtgagtgtgtgtgtgtgtgtgtgtgtgtgtgtgtgtgtgtgtgtgtgtgtgtgtgtgtgtgtgtgcgtgtgtgtgtgtgtgtgtgtgtgtgtgtgtgtgtgtgtgtgtatatgtgtgcatgtttgtgtgtgtatgtgtgtgcatgtgtatgtgtgtgtgtatctatatatgtgtatgtgtatgtgtgtgaatgtatgtttgtatgtatataaatgtacacacacacacacacacacacacacactcacactcacgctcacactcaaccgaagtcagatgtgctgaggtgtatatatatatatacacacatatatataaatgtaaatatatatatatatatatatatatatatatatatatgtgtgtgtgtgtgtgtgtgtgtgtgtgtgtgtgtgtgtgtgtgtttgtgtgcgtgcgagtgaatGTTAATGAGAAGGGTTAgaaattagtctctctctctctctctccacacacatgcacacacatacatatatatatatatatatatatatatatatatatatgtatgtatgtatgtatgtatgtatatatatgtatatatatatgtatacacacacaaacagacacacacacacgcacacacacacacatacatatatatatatatatatatatatgtatgtatgtatgtatgtatgtatatatatgtatatatatatatgtatacacacacaaacacacacacacacacgcacacacacacacatacatatatatatatatatatatatatatatgtatgtatgtatgtatgtatgtatgtatatatatgtatatatatatatatatgtatacacacacaaacacacacacacacacacgcacacacacacacacacacagacacacacacacatatatatatatatatatatatatgtgtgtgtgtgtgtgtgtgtgtgtgtgtgtgtgtgtgtgtgtgtgggtgtggagagagagcgagactaatTTTTAACCCTTCTCATTAACattcgctcacatacacacacacgcacacacacacacacacacacaaacacacacacacatacacacacacatacacacacttacagacacacacacacacacacgcatatatatatatatatatatatatatatatttatatatatatatttatatatgtatatagtatatatatatatatatatatatatatatatatatgtattgatatgtatatatgtatttatatatgtacttatatatatacatttttatatgtatatatatatatatatatatatatatataaagtgtgtgtttttgtgtgtatgtatgtatacatgtatgtatatgtatatgtatatgtatatatatgtgttaatatatattatatatgtacatatacatgaaagatagaataatgcaatactgcattgatatagatgtataataatcctccctgacctggcctcgaaacAACCCGGAGTGACCTATAATAAATCCTCAGGGAGGAtttattatacatctatatcaatgcggtattgcattattccatctttcatatataaaccTCAGTatttgacttcggtttcgaatttccaaatcaatttccaccgagtgcccacggggagtgtgtgtaaaacctcgctatcattactcatgtatgagtagataggtaatgtctatggaagctagttagatcctagttgcacactccttttagtgggttgtgtggcatgggTGGTACTGttaagtactggccctccggtctcatacccggagcgacctaggttcgaggccaggccaggtcaaggaggattttctttctttctttcctttcctctttgtctcttcttttttttctttattttcattcatatgaaCTTCCATTTTGCAGAAGAATATTGTGAAGCACGAAACTTTGTCCTTCGTTAGATCATCCCAACATAGGGCTAAGCTGCCTTTCCCGACTGGGCTGCATgacatgtattattatttttgtttaatcagTTGTCAGTCTTGTTCTCATTTTCAGCTCCTAAATTAGATGATTAGAGGTCAGCTGGTAACGTGAAAGATCCATGGAAAAAGGACTGGCAGACACCACAGGAAGTCCAGAAATACTGAATGAAAAAGGCAGAAATCACGTGAGAATTCAGTCAGGGTGGCTACTTgtaaccttatttttttttttttttataccacatGCCCAAGCGTAATAATTTTTCAGCTGAATGGGAAATTGAACGTCAAATAAAGATAGGACTAGAGATTTTATTGaatagaaaataacagaaatCTGATTCAACTAAAAAAGGATGGAGCTTTTCATTTGATGTCCAGTAGGTTTATTCAGCAAAACTGTCTTTTCGATTCGTTTGGTAATACTCGCTTTAATTCTCTATAATTACCATAAATGTAACTGTAGAAATgctatcgttattactagtaataggTAAAAGTAAACGAGAAgatattctttcatatttttgttcattgtcaaataaaagaaaaatattttgctttcttttagtTCACTGAGAGATGTTATTCATCAATGTAACATACACTCTCTTCCAGCTTATAAAGGAACATGTTTATTCTTGGTCAATTGaggtaatacaatatatatacacataatgtggtACATAATATCTAGCTAATGGTTGCACTTGCTCTTAAATACGAATCACGACACAATCATACTTACAGGGACTACATGAtatgtcgtatgtgtgtgtatcttcaatcgctctctctgtccatctctatctgtctctatatctttctctctctctctttcgctctttttgtctatctctgtctctgtctctctgtctgtttcatacctctctatctctgcctgtctctttctctacctttatgtagctatctgtatctatttatctttatatatacacacatctttctctctgtcggtctctctctctctctacttatctatctatttgtctatctatctatctatatatctatctatctatccatctatctttatatatatatatatatatcctttttatctctgtgtctatctgttggtctgtctctgtctttggctttctgtctgtctgtctgcttctctctctctcaacacaaacacacacacacacacacacacacacacacacacacacacacacacacacacacacacacactcacaatgtttgtctgttttcacccgtatggtctgtgtgtgtgtatgctagtgTTTGCGCATGTGATTGTGGTACTTTTGAAAATTTGAAACTGCAAAgctaaaacatatacatatatattcaaggcTAAGTGACAAGAACCTGAACCAAACAGGAAATTCGGTCTTAAtgactgactcacacacacaggtCGGTGTTGAACGTCATTTCGCGTGCGTTATTTTCCTGTCCTATGACGTCATCCAAGTTCACACATTTCGGGTGCCATCTACAGACGCATCGCTATGCTCTTTTGAGAAATGTATGTTGCAAGAATGAATCAGGATCAGTGACTCATCGAGTTTTCATATCTCCGGCTGACTTATGACTCATGTTGAGCCAGTTGCAATACTGTAAGCTTGTGACGTGACAATGCATCTGATAAAATGTTTTATTCAATTAAACGTGATACTTGTCACTTCGTAATTCGTTACTTAGGAACCTGCGTAGCCATAATTGCTGCTAAGAAAATGAACTAGCATTTTTAtagggaaacagagaagaaaggaaagttcCAAATTCAATTCACTTTAGCAAATACCATGCAAAAAATGTCTGCATCataaattttgttgttgttgttggttagtTATTCATAACCTGTCCCAAATACATTAAGCATTAACCAGTTCACAAGAGGTATATTATAGTGTCCCATCAACCATTAAATTCACTTTCTTTGATACCTaggttggggaggaagagaaaaccgATTTTCCCAAACTACGTTGAAATGTCACACTCATTAGATAATAATTCCCTATGACAGCCTGTAGTAAAGGGTAGCTACAGCAATATCAAGGACATTTACCCCTTTTATAACTAAACATTTCCCTAAAGCGCATATAAAGTCTTCCCATGCAACAGCAGATCTTAACACCCTCAATATATTAAGTCAACCTTCAAAATCCAGGTTTTCTTCTGCAACACAAAGCTCACGGTGCAACATCTGTGCACACCGCTGCTACCAAGCACAACGTCTTCCAATTTATACATCATCAAACTCGTTTAAGCTAATGAGACCCAACCCACATGCCGAGACTACTCGGGTCTGCTCGTGTTAtgat from Penaeus chinensis breed Huanghai No. 1 chromosome 40, ASM1920278v2, whole genome shotgun sequence encodes the following:
- the LOC125047267 gene encoding uncharacterized protein LOC125047267; this translates as MALNPLKLIFPSVSSMSDSCPTEPWYVRRLENICPTLAKYVRIFLKAKCIQDFDNQALHSPIPFQLLVLGTGVGLVFSFLAVLSLRGDKKKVSPSDARPQRMETAKVISEKGNADQQVSEKENADQQVSEKENADQQVSEKENADQQVSEKENVDQQVSEKENVDQQVSEKENADQQVSEKENADQQVSEKENADQ